ATCCATAAAATtctaattttattttgtgttgtaAAAAGGGACAGTTGCAATACTGTATTGTCCCTACAGTGACAGTAATGATATAACTTGTTATGCTAGCTTGAAACAACATTGACACATGCTAACTATGCCTTTCAGAAACTAAggaaacattaatttaaataataagatTTTATAATTATTCAAACAAATACTTTCATTTCTAAAAATGCAGTTTTTCAAGAAGGTCAGATCTGACTGGTTTCTTCCAGAATAGAAGGCTAACTAAGCATGTGCAGTATTGGAGAAATAAGCCATGTTGCAACTGCCCCATATGTTGCAACTTTTCcctgaacattctgtaaaaatataaccttgtaaaaatataaccttgataaagtaaggccatgtcaaacattgaaaataatgtgaaatcaatgagtgaaatccaACTTTGATGAATTCAGAAAGGAAAGGAATTCAGAAACGGTCACAAATTATAACTAATGTTTTCTAGGAGAGGAGATGAGCTGATGCCCAAGCGACCTGATGGAACAATTTATTATGATGACACTCACTACAGAGACACATGGGCAGCCATGGAGAAGCTAGTTGACCAGGGGCTGGTAAAAGCCATTGGTCTGTCAAATTTCAACGCAAGACAGATTGACGACGTTCTCAGCATTGCCAAACACAAACCAGTGCTCAACCAGGTACACTATGATAAATGCGAACAGTAAGAACTAAGAGAGGTTACCCATAAATttgtcaaattaaaaaaaaaaatttcaggtGGAGTGCCATCCATACTTAATCCAGACTCAGCTAATATCCCACTGTTGGAGTCGAGGACTGGCAGTAACAGCATATAGTCCTCTAGGTTCTCCTGATCGGCCTTGGTACACACCGGGTGAACCCTGTCTGCTGGACGATCCAAGAGTTGTCGATATGGCTAAACACTATAAGAAGACCTCCGCACAGGTCATCATCAGGTGAGAAAGGGCAGCAAGTTTTGTGGTTTTATATTTCTAAAGTTAGAATTTGTTTATTACATGAATTTTGTCTCTTAGATGGCACGTACAGAGGGGTGTCGTTTGCATTCCCAAAAGTATCAACCCATCCAGGATCAAACAAAATATTGAGGTATGTTTGTTACAAAATCAACAGAAAAGTAGAAACGTACAGAGACTCCTGCAGGACAAGAGATGTATTGAAAGGGAGGCAGAAAATACTGCATCTTATCATTTACTTTCAAAACTAAGAAGGTGGAGCAGACAGATGATAATAAAtctgtataaataaaaaagtacacTTTAATGTGTATTTAATGCATATTTAATCAATATTCATACAACCTTTTTTTTCACACACAGGTGTTTGATTTTAAATTATCTGATGAAGACATGAGGCTTATCGAATCTTTTAACAAGAACAAGAGGCTTATCATACCAACTATAGaggtaaataaaaatacattacaaaAGAAAAGTTACTCATACTGCTGTAATTATATTTTATgcctattttttttcattcactTCACAGAAAAATGGAAAGGTTTGGAGAGATGCCAACCATCCACATTTTCCATTTCATGACCCATATTAACTTTATTTAcaagagaaaaaaaactgtaaaccaATTAAACTTTCTAGAGTTTGCACCTTTAACATTAAATTCATAaaaagttgcatattaaacttggACAATTATGTTGTATGACAATGAATATATCTTTGAAATTCATGTTtgaaacatcaacaaaaaaaacaaaaaaaagtcagttcgattacaaaacaaaatattaagaACGACCATAAGCCAACTCTTAAAAGTTGTTATAATGTAATTTAGGATGTTTGTAAATAAACGTAAACACAACATTACAAAGTTGGGTCCATTTCGtcaattttatttaacattttcaaacttgtaatacattatatgctacattcattaaaaaaatgaagtcaTTAGCAATTTTCGTTTAATCCTTCCAACAGCCTAGCATCACACCCACCACTAAAGCTGCTCACATAGGTTGTGAAAAGTTTATGAAATAACTATTGTGTATTGTTTTCACGTAAATGCAATCCCACCCACAGAATGTTAAGATCAAAGTTCTCCGAAATCATCCTTTCACAAACCAGAGCAAAACACAAGCAGCTACATGCTTTTCTCTATCAACAGAGGAAGGTGGACAAAAGGGGGGAGGGGGGCGAATAAAAAAAACGGAGGGAATGGACATAAGCGGAAAATAAGAAACAAAAAGCACAGTCCTAAAAATgtggaattttttattttttgtcttttgtacATGAAGAGTGGCCTTTGAGGGCAACCACATGGTCACATTTATCCATAAAGATCATCATCGTTGTCCTCATTGAAGACGTTTCCTCCTCCAGCACCAGAAGAACCCTGACTTGGTCCACTTCCTCCTTGGTTACTGGATGGGAATCTGAAAAGAAACATGCAGGTTGAATGCAGGTCAACCAATAAACACTGCGGCCTGGTGTCACAGAAAAGGCTTAgataaagccaggactagaccttagttaaagggggcatttcacaagacttttttaatgtgtcaaataaatctttggtgtccacagagtacatatgttaagttctagctcaaaatatcaaatagataatttattatagcatgttaaaattgctactttgtatgtgtgagcaaaaatgtgccgtttttgggtgtccccttaaaatgcaaatgagttgatctctgtacTTAAATgacagtgtcgtggttggatagtgcagattaaggggcagtattatccccttctgacatcacaagggagccaaatttcaatgacctattttttcacatgcttgcagagaatggtttaccaatacttagttactgggttgatcttttacacattctCTAGGCTGATGGGGAACCAATATATcacttaaacatcttaattaaagggggcatatcatgaaaatctgactttttccccgtttaagcatattttataaacaggccttaaaaaaacacatcaaaataCACACACCAGTAAATCAATAACACTGGAATATTTGAAGATATTTTCATTTGAGACAGCTCAAGCATgcgttttagtctaggactagccttgaGTCTTGTCTGGGTGCGAGTTCTCACCTGAAACTGCCAAAGCCTCTGCTTTGTTGCAGGGTCTGTGCGAACATCTCGTATTTGCGGATGTCGTTGTC
The sequence above is drawn from the Misgurnus anguillicaudatus chromosome 22, ASM2758022v2, whole genome shotgun sequence genome and encodes:
- the akr1a1a gene encoding aldo-keto reductase family 1 member A1-A produces the protein MTEVAITLLTGQQMPAVGLGTWRSDPGQVKQAVLTALDCGYRHIDCAAAYGNEREVGEALTERVGPGKPLRREDVFVTSKLWNTKHHPDDVEDACKKSLSDLGLSYLDLYLMHWPMAFQRGDELMPKRPDGTIYYDDTHYRDTWAAMEKLVDQGLVKAIGLSNFNARQIDDVLSIAKHKPVLNQVECHPYLIQTQLISHCWSRGLAVTAYSPLGSPDRPWYTPGEPCLLDDPRVVDMAKHYKKTSAQVIIRWHVQRGVVCIPKSINPSRIKQNIEVFDFKLSDEDMRLIESFNKNKRLIIPTIEKNGKVWRDANHPHFPFHDPY